One genomic window of Quercus robur chromosome 6, dhQueRobu3.1, whole genome shotgun sequence includes the following:
- the LOC126689755 gene encoding uncharacterized protein LOC126689755 — MTGFMPKSSFSSFPVLPPSHTFIVTMANPPRLIMKEQFILGVVKIAAAIISLMFLIAALCKYWRNYSSNAGTTVAGSNFTSTGGDVVVQVQLPTPNMNDFGFDLV; from the exons atgaCAGGTTTCATGCCCAAATCATcattttctagctttccggttCTGCCTCCTTCCCACACTTTCATTGTCACAATGGCAAACCCTCCACGTTTGATCAT GAAAGAACAATTTATTTTGGGCGTGGTCAAAATCGCTGCAGCAATAATTAGCCTAATGTTTCTCATTGCTGCGCTATGCAAATATTGGAGAAATTATTCTAGCAATGCTGGCACGACAGTTGCTGGCAGCAACTTTACCAGTACTGGTGGTGATGTCGTTGTCCAAGTTCAACTACCAACTCCGAATATGAATGACTTTGGCTTTGACTTGGTCTGA